The following proteins are co-located in the Eubalaena glacialis isolate mEubGla1 chromosome 14, mEubGla1.1.hap2.+ XY, whole genome shotgun sequence genome:
- the POMC gene encoding pro-opiomelanocortin isoform X3, which produces MPRLCSTCSGVLLLALLLQASMEVRGWCLEGSQCQDLTTESNLLQACIRACKPDLSAETPVFPGNGDEQPLTENPRKYVMSHFRWDRFGRRNGSSGGGAVQKREEEEGVGGEGPGSRGDGAEPGPREDKRSYSMEHFRWGKPVGKKRRPVKVYPNGAEDESAEAFPLEFKRELAGERPEPARGPEGAAARAELEYGLVAEAEAAEKKDEGPYKMEHFRWGSPPKDKRYGGFMTSEKSQTPLVTLFKNAIIKNAHKKGQ; this is translated from the exons ATGCCGAGATTGTGCAGCACTTGTTCGGGCGTCCTGCTGCTGGCCTTGCTGCTTCAGGCCTCCATGGAAGTGCGTGGTTGGTGCCTGGAGGGCAGCCAGTGTCAGGACCTCACCACGGAAAGTAACCTGCTG CAGGCGTGCATCCGGGCCTGCAAGCCCGACCTCTCGGCCGAGACGCCCGTGTTCCCCGGCAACGGCGACGAGCAGCCGCTGACCGAGAACCCCCGGAAGTACGTCATGAGCCACTTTCGCTGGGACCGCTTTGGCCGCCGGAacggcagcagcggcggcggcgcggtCCAGAAGcgcgaggaggaggagggggtggggggcgaaGGCCCGGGGTCCCGCGGCGATGGCGCCGAGCCGGGCCCGCGCGAGGACAAGCGCTCCTACTCCATGGAGCACTTCCGCTGGGGCAAGCCGGTGGGCAAGAAGCGGCGCCCCGTGAAGGTGTACCCCAACGGCGCCGAGGACGAGTCGGCCGAGGCCTTCCCCCTTGAGTTCAAAAGGGAGCTGGCCGGGGAGCGGCCCGAGCCGGCGCGCGGCCCCGAGGGCGCGGCCGCCCGGGCCGAGCTGGAGTATGGCCTGGTGGCGGAGGCCGAGGCGGCCGAGAAGAAGGACGAGGGGCCGTATAAGATGGAGCACTTCCGCTGGGGCAGCCCGCCCAAGGACAAGCGCTACGGCGGCTTCATGACCTCCGAGAAGAGCCAGACGCCCCTGGTCACGCTGTTCAAAAACGCCATCATCAAGAACGCCCACAAGAAGGGCCAGTGA
- the POMC gene encoding pro-opiomelanocortin isoform X2, which yields MAAQARWRLRQEPQPAWKMPRLCSTCSGVLLLALLLQASMEVRGWCLEGSQCQDLTTESNLLACIRACKPDLSAETPVFPGNGDEQPLTENPRKYVMSHFRWDRFGRRNGSSGGGAVQKREEEEGVGGEGPGSRGDGAEPGPREDKRSYSMEHFRWGKPVGKKRRPVKVYPNGAEDESAEAFPLEFKRELAGERPEPARGPEGAAARAELEYGLVAEAEAAEKKDEGPYKMEHFRWGSPPKDKRYGGFMTSEKSQTPLVTLFKNAIIKNAHKKGQ from the exons ATGGCAGCTCAGGCAAGATGGAGGCTCAGGCAAG AGCCTCAGCCTGCCTGGAAGATGCCGAGATTGTGCAGCACTTGTTCGGGCGTCCTGCTGCTGGCCTTGCTGCTTCAGGCCTCCATGGAAGTGCGTGGTTGGTGCCTGGAGGGCAGCCAGTGTCAGGACCTCACCACGGAAAGTAACCTGCTG GCGTGCATCCGGGCCTGCAAGCCCGACCTCTCGGCCGAGACGCCCGTGTTCCCCGGCAACGGCGACGAGCAGCCGCTGACCGAGAACCCCCGGAAGTACGTCATGAGCCACTTTCGCTGGGACCGCTTTGGCCGCCGGAacggcagcagcggcggcggcgcggtCCAGAAGcgcgaggaggaggagggggtggggggcgaaGGCCCGGGGTCCCGCGGCGATGGCGCCGAGCCGGGCCCGCGCGAGGACAAGCGCTCCTACTCCATGGAGCACTTCCGCTGGGGCAAGCCGGTGGGCAAGAAGCGGCGCCCCGTGAAGGTGTACCCCAACGGCGCCGAGGACGAGTCGGCCGAGGCCTTCCCCCTTGAGTTCAAAAGGGAGCTGGCCGGGGAGCGGCCCGAGCCGGCGCGCGGCCCCGAGGGCGCGGCCGCCCGGGCCGAGCTGGAGTATGGCCTGGTGGCGGAGGCCGAGGCGGCCGAGAAGAAGGACGAGGGGCCGTATAAGATGGAGCACTTCCGCTGGGGCAGCCCGCCCAAGGACAAGCGCTACGGCGGCTTCATGACCTCCGAGAAGAGCCAGACGCCCCTGGTCACGCTGTTCAAAAACGCCATCATCAAGAACGCCCACAAGAAGGGCCAGTGA
- the POMC gene encoding pro-opiomelanocortin isoform X1 yields MAAQARWRLRQEPQPAWKMPRLCSTCSGVLLLALLLQASMEVRGWCLEGSQCQDLTTESNLLQACIRACKPDLSAETPVFPGNGDEQPLTENPRKYVMSHFRWDRFGRRNGSSGGGAVQKREEEEGVGGEGPGSRGDGAEPGPREDKRSYSMEHFRWGKPVGKKRRPVKVYPNGAEDESAEAFPLEFKRELAGERPEPARGPEGAAARAELEYGLVAEAEAAEKKDEGPYKMEHFRWGSPPKDKRYGGFMTSEKSQTPLVTLFKNAIIKNAHKKGQ; encoded by the exons ATGGCAGCTCAGGCAAGATGGAGGCTCAGGCAAG AGCCTCAGCCTGCCTGGAAGATGCCGAGATTGTGCAGCACTTGTTCGGGCGTCCTGCTGCTGGCCTTGCTGCTTCAGGCCTCCATGGAAGTGCGTGGTTGGTGCCTGGAGGGCAGCCAGTGTCAGGACCTCACCACGGAAAGTAACCTGCTG CAGGCGTGCATCCGGGCCTGCAAGCCCGACCTCTCGGCCGAGACGCCCGTGTTCCCCGGCAACGGCGACGAGCAGCCGCTGACCGAGAACCCCCGGAAGTACGTCATGAGCCACTTTCGCTGGGACCGCTTTGGCCGCCGGAacggcagcagcggcggcggcgcggtCCAGAAGcgcgaggaggaggagggggtggggggcgaaGGCCCGGGGTCCCGCGGCGATGGCGCCGAGCCGGGCCCGCGCGAGGACAAGCGCTCCTACTCCATGGAGCACTTCCGCTGGGGCAAGCCGGTGGGCAAGAAGCGGCGCCCCGTGAAGGTGTACCCCAACGGCGCCGAGGACGAGTCGGCCGAGGCCTTCCCCCTTGAGTTCAAAAGGGAGCTGGCCGGGGAGCGGCCCGAGCCGGCGCGCGGCCCCGAGGGCGCGGCCGCCCGGGCCGAGCTGGAGTATGGCCTGGTGGCGGAGGCCGAGGCGGCCGAGAAGAAGGACGAGGGGCCGTATAAGATGGAGCACTTCCGCTGGGGCAGCCCGCCCAAGGACAAGCGCTACGGCGGCTTCATGACCTCCGAGAAGAGCCAGACGCCCCTGGTCACGCTGTTCAAAAACGCCATCATCAAGAACGCCCACAAGAAGGGCCAGTGA